A window from Pseudomonadota bacterium encodes these proteins:
- a CDS encoding DUF952 domain-containing protein — MPYIYHIADYTAWEKAKQQGFYLGNQRDQKDGFIHMSLPSQVKTTALKYYANTSHLVLFKMKESGLKDHLKWEPNSKGVIFPHYYKKLEIQDIEEALPFFPQTFDYTSL, encoded by the coding sequence ATGCCTTATATTTACCATATTGCAGATTACACTGCTTGGGAAAAAGCTAAACAACAAGGATTTTACTTAGGCAATCAACGAGATCAAAAAGATGGATTCATTCATATGAGTTTACCATCACAAGTCAAAACAACAGCGCTTAAATATTATGCAAATACATCGCATCTTGTTCTTTTTAAAATGAAAGAATCTGGTCTTAAAGACCATCTCAAATGGGAGCCTAATTCTAAAGGAGTCATTTTTCCCCATTATTATAAAAAACTTGAAATTCAAGACATTGAAGAAGCTCTCCCTTTTTTCCCACAAACCTTTGATTACACATCTCTTTAA
- the rpiB gene encoding ribose 5-phosphate isomerase B yields MSLKIICGSDHAGFSLKEILKLKITKMGHEFVDCGTHSSEEPVDYPDYAGKVVEFLKQGTGDFGLLICGSGIGISIAANRSSGMRAALCYDVTSARLSRLHNDANILVLGERLIGAYTAEECLEAFLTTPFKGGERHQRRIDKLG; encoded by the coding sequence ATGTCATTAAAAATTATTTGTGGTTCAGATCATGCGGGGTTTTCTTTAAAAGAAATTTTAAAATTGAAAATAACTAAAATGGGCCATGAGTTTGTTGATTGTGGAACACATTCAAGTGAAGAGCCTGTGGATTATCCAGATTATGCGGGTAAAGTTGTTGAGTTTTTAAAACAAGGAACTGGAGATTTTGGGCTTTTGATTTGTGGATCAGGAATTGGAATAAGTATTGCAGCAAATCGGTCTTCAGGCATGCGTGCTGCTCTTTGTTATGATGTTACATCAGCACGCCTTTCGAGACTTCATAACGATGCTAATATCCTCGTTCTTGGAGAAAGACTTATTGGAGCTTATACCGCTGAGGAATGTTTAGAAGCCTTTCTTACGACACCTTTTAAAGGGGGAGAGCGGCATCAAAGACGAATTGACAAGCTTGGGTAA